The following are encoded in a window of Psilocybe cubensis strain MGC-MH-2018 chromosome 4, whole genome shotgun sequence genomic DNA:
- a CDS encoding PHO85 cyclin-1 — protein sequence MTAGMPCTRHRVFLATLIVTAKYLNDSSPKNIHWSNYAVLFDVAEINLMEKQLLYLLDYELRFDEEEVCQLFAPFMASSTDSSTVARASAVNKVAKAGKARAEAQQQQSQPQPTPVEEKEPQYPAQAHIAPNTAGDVGPTLPSSTPSTSSLTSAVRGIARKLSTAHLRQPAATTATLYSGVSTDSTASTASSTSDIASLVDDSGSCSSSSGWTSNGSDVEEEPFNNCQSVGIVEPSSSSSQLGRTIPVNAVLAGPGTMKKPFSLRPIPTNAHKANKTSTPNGKNDITPTRARKPSDTSSIHTIIGSPLLSRRHAIKHQPTEGKRLISLSTKASSSSIAKKKEHFRLPASSTMPAISFSSSVAQSVKLRSGIAANRSASGSGQGLMSSQSSGSVASQSSSSTRGVGAIISRMWGAAAANLKGGSQNHAPAPLESGARPLTSRPEGMPV from the coding sequence ATGACCGCAGGTATGCCCTGTACTCGCCACCGAGTATTCCTCGCTACACTCATCGTCACTGCAAAGTATCTGAACGATTCATCACCAAAGAACATCCATTGGTCGAACTATGCGGTTCTTTTCGATGTCGCCGAGATCAATTTGATGGAAAAACAATTGCTCTATCTTTTGGACTACGAGCTCCGCtttgacgaagaggaagttTGTCAATTATTTGCTCCATTCATGGCCTCCTCCACCGATTCTAGCACAGTTGCTCGCGCTTCTGCTGTTAATAAAGTCGCGAAAGctggaaaggcaagagccgAAGCCCAGCAACAGCAGTCTCAGCCACAGCCCACCCCGgtcgaagaaaaagagcCACAATATCCCGCTCAGGCTCATATCGCTCCAAATACCGCTGGAGACGTTGGACCTACCTTGCCCTCATCGACACCATCAACCTCTTCTTTGACGTCGGCTGTTAGAGGTATTGCTCGCAAGTTGTCCACTGCACACCTTCGTCAGCCCGCCGCGACGACTGCGACTCTGTATTCGGGCGTCAGTACAGATTCAACTGCTTCAACCGCTTCGTCAACTTCGGATATTGCTTCACTTGTCGATGATAGCGGATCAtgctcatcgtcgtcaggCTGGACGAGCAATGGATCGgatgtggaggaggaacctttcaacaattgtcaatcTGTAGGCATCGTCGAACCAAGTTCGTCATCTTCCCAACTTGGTCGCACAATTCCTGTCAATGCCGTTCTTGCCGGTCCTGGTACTATGAAGAAGCCTTTCTCGTTGCGCCCGATACCCACCAATGCGCATAAAGCGAATAAAACAAGCACTCCTAACGGAAAGAACGACATAACGCCGACCAGAGCAAGGAAACCTTCCGATACGTCCTCCATCCACACTATCATTGGTTCGCCTCTCCTTTCTCGAAGGCATGCTATCAAACACCAGCCTACTGAGGGGAAGCGTTTGATTTCACTTTCTACCAAGGCTTCGTCTAGCTCTATcgcaaagaagaaagaacaCTTTCGCCTTCCGGCCAGTTCTACCATGCCTGCAATTTCATTCTCCTCTAGTGTTGCCCAAAGTGTTAAGTTGCGCTCCGGCATTGCAGCCAATCGATCTGCATCTGGATCAGGCCAAGGACTTATGTCATCTCAGTCCTCTGGCAGCGTGGCTTCACAGTCATCGTCATCTACGAGAGGTGTTGGTGCGATCATTAGTAGGATGTGGGGTGCTGCTGCCGCAAACCTGAAGGGTGGCTCTCAGAATCATGCACCTGCTCCTCTTGAATCAGGGGCGCGCCCATTGACCAGCCGCCCGGAAGGCATGCCTGTTTGA